Genomic window (Magnolia sinica isolate HGM2019 chromosome 6, MsV1, whole genome shotgun sequence):
TGCATGGTAAGGATTTCCAACATGTGGCATGATGGTACCCTAGATGTTCCTTCTCTTAACGCCGAGTgggaaaagggaagaagaagttgCCCTTTGATTACACGCATGGGCAGTCAATCCAAGTAGGAAAACAGCTCCAtgccatagttcaaaaacccgacAACTCAAATCGTTCCGATATCCAGCTAAATGCACAGAATGCTAAATCCAAAATCCTATATAAACAGCTCTTCCAAAGTTCTTAAACTGCAAACAGATTCGATGCATCAAGATCTACTTACGCAGCTTTTGCTGTTTCCCGAACTAGAGAGAGCTTGGCCAAGAGGCCACACAGCTGAAGGAGTGAGCCAACTCCGTCGCAGATTCTCATGTGGGCAAATCCAGTTTCCTGTAAACCAGTGTGAAAAAGACATTCAAAGGAGCAGGTGGATCAGAGAGACCTTGCAAAGAAATACCAAATAAGCTTTGCTGAGGTGATGTGCACCAATGTGTTGGACATCTAAACCATGCATCACATGGTGCCCAACATGTAGATAAACTGGGCTAATCATTAGCCAATCAACTCATCATgtgcaacaaaaagaaaaaaagaatggttccaaaaaaaaaaaaggcggaaGAAAAATCACCAAATATCCACATTCAGTGTACTTTGATGCAAACCGGATGAGCGGATGGGCCTGATGTTTGTGCCAGGGGTCATCTACCAAGTGGGGCAAACGTGATGCACAACTCAAATGTCACACAAATGCCATGAGTGTGAGCTTAGCAGAACTCCTATGGAATAAGGACAGTTTGGCCTTTACCTTCAAGAACTCCAATTTCAGATATTCGGCCATATCATAATTCTTTATGATACGGAAAAGCGTGGTGATTATGTCGGTAGGAGAATAACCCAAATCATAGAGCTGCTTCAGACCAGAACAGGCATCATCAAAATTCCCCTCGAGAACATTGCGGACCATATTCTTGACATGTAAAGGGTGAGGCTGGTCGCAGACCTGAAAAACCGCAAAAGCAAAAGATATTCAAAAGATGAGGACAttagatgatgagaaagaaaCTGCCACTTCCACTTTCTAACCTTGAAGACATTCTCTTGATTGACAAACCGGAACCCGCTATATGTAGCTTGCAAGTTATTCAAAGCCTGCCTCATATCCCCATCAGCAGTGAAGATTATGGCTTCAAGACCTTCTGGCACATATGCAACCTTCCATTGTGCCCACAGAAAAAGTCAGAAATCAAATCAGATCCTTGTTCAGATTAATTAACACTATAAGATATGCAGGCATTCACATCATATGGATCCTGGAAACGGAGCTTTGCTAAGACCACATGCATGCACAATAATGCTAATGCACAAGCCACCACATGTTCCAATGTCGCACATTGGTACAAGatctaatccattaattagagcCGTACCACTATTTAGACACTTCACCCAAGAATTAGGTCAGtccaatcattagatgggccacggTTTAGAAAATATATTTATGGCTAGGCTGAagtatttttaactgtccaaatgtttttgacattgtggcccacctgcttaaTGGGCCAGATTTACTTTTGGGAGAGAATATAGACATGGTCAGGACCAccttatggatggcttggatattgcacctatcAACCACACTAGCACATATAGTTCCGTATGCATTAGCATTACTGTTCACACGTGTGGACTTAACAGATCTCCCCAAAATTGTATTAAAATAAGCAATAAAAATTTTGCTGGTGAACCACACCCGTTCATGGTTTGCCCTGTAGCACGGCAACTAATCTCATGAGATGAGAAAGTACATTGAGATCCAAATGAGAAGTAGCTATTTGATAGGATTACCATGTTAGTATACACAAGCATATGTGGCaatctaaacaaaaatcaatgaaagGATAGTACCAGGAGGTATAAGAATAGTAACCTTTGCTTCTCCCCATGGTGCTATTGTCAGGAAGGCAGGAATCCTATGGGTATTGAGAATGTTTGCAATGAGGCTATCACGCAAGTGTGTGATTGTTCTGGATTGAGGTATCCCGAACTTTGTGCTTGAGAGGACAATGTTCATGGATGGACAGATGTGATGAATTGCATCATCATTTACCTTGCTTATTTATGTATTTTGGTTAATTAGTCGCAAAGGTTTCTTTGGGAACTCTAGGGGGTCGAGACAGGATACCTATTTTCTTCACCAATGCAAAAGAGACAAGAAGCTTTGTCTCCAAGTTAACCCATCCGGTGTGGATGGAATGTTTCAAGGTGGGCAGGATGGGTTTTAGGTTGCCCGTCATTAGTTTCCCACGCATCAAAATGAAGCAGCATGCTAGCAATCTTCCAAGAAGATTTGTCTTCTAAATGTGAAAAGGAAGAGAATTCTTTAGAAACACTACAAGACAATTAGCAAGAGTGGAGTTAAACCAAAATGTCTCACAACATCAACATTGAACTTATGTGATTTTCAAAGAACTAACTCCCGTTAGCATTCATAGTAGTAAAATGGAATAAAGAAAATATAATGTTTACCTTCTCAGCTTCGACCACTACCATAAGACGAGCAAGAATCTCTTGGTCGGACAATCTTGAAAAACGAACAAGTGCACATCTGCTCTGAATGGGCTCAATAATTTTTGAAGAAGTATTGCACGCGAGAGCAAATCGTGTTGAGTTTGAATATATCTCCATTGTCCTCCTCAAGGCTTGTTGTGCTCCAGATGTCATGCTGAATTAAATAATTCATCCAATATGGTGGGATCAACATGCCACCGCAATAAGTGGCTAAGCTTTCAAAAAGTACATAAACCAAATATGGAAAGCTATATTCAAAACAGCAAATGAGAATAGGACAACCATATTAGTGAGCATTTCTCAGTGGTGATGAGTCATCCATCATACTTGTGGCACATGTGTATGCCAATCCAGACTATTCAAATTATGGACCAACTATAGATGCAGAAAAACCTGATAaggattgaaagatcctaacagCCCAATtgctgtccatcaaatggacaccAAGGATAAATTGTGCAGGGTCCAAATTGACAAGCAAAATCGGATGTTAACATTGTCTGATTAGTGCGTTTTGGGCTATGGTTCATCCACAACAGGGACACATATTTGGAGGGTTTGGAGTACCAATTTACCATTCACATATGAAATGTGCAAAATGGATGATTCACCTCCATCTAGAAAATAGCAATGAACAAAGATCCCTATGAGAATGTAAACCAGGTAATCCTTATCGTTTGTGAAAGCAACTAGAGTGACCAAAGATCACTTAGATGCTATTCGAATACCTTCACCATGAACAGTTATTGTCGAGAATTACCTGTCGGCTTCATCCAAAATTATTACTTTGTGCCGCCCTGGTGGGAGTGTTACCTTTTTCTGAGCAAACATCTTAATCTTGTTCCTCACAACGTCAATTCCCCTAAACAAGACATGGAGAAAACAACAGGTTCTCTGAAGAAAACAGCACCTCGAAATGAACAAAATAAAGATCAAATCCATCAATAGAAACAGCTCATTGCACCTGTCATCTGATGCATTTAACTCCAAAACAGCCTCCTTGCAGTATGACCCCAAGAGCTCATGCGCAAGGGCAAGTATACTTGTAGTTTTCCCAGTTCCCGGAGGGCCCTGAAAATTGCAAGATGTGGTGAGACAGCTGAAAAACAGCATGATTCCAGGTTTGAAACAGCAAATACAGTTACCTTTTTAAATCATATGGTCACCCAAGTGTCAAATCTTTTAGAAAACACCAAAATAGACTTCAAACATTTAAAAGATGCCAGAATCTTTGTTAAATGAAAGGTGGGAAGAGTTTTAAACATTCCCTGTTTAAGTTACTTCTCCGGTTATTCTTTATGGTGATAGAGAAAGGGCCATTCTTACTCAAAAGAGGACACATCACAACAGTCCAGTTATGTGGATTGGAAAACTCGAGACATGACTCGCTGCTGCAAAATTTTTAGCTGGGTGAGTCGGGATTTTTTGTACTTCATAAATAAGAACATACTTATCTATACATAGAGAGATGATCCAATGCTCTTAGAGCACTAGACCCGTAGACAATCCAATCGATTGCTCTCGATtgtccattaggtccaacacacattGCATGGGCTACCTCACAATGATCACAACTATATGAAAATCTTAATCATCTCATCAATAGAGAATAATACGGATGATCAAGATTGTtagacaaaaataggtttaataaacaatttgatccatctattgtCAGGATCCATAACAGTTTGCTagtgattctaaagaatcactattgttaggaaatcctaaccatcccatccatggctggGAAAATAGATGGCTATAACaagataatgcaggggcattttcacactgggctcaagtggggtggcctgtgggatgtaggggcacacttggggtgggcagccTATGTGAGataggtggctcgtgtgaggtgggcgGCTCACGTGAGGTGGTACCCATATAATTTaaggcccacgagggaggttcggccgaggtcctaacccatccgatgtggggcttgggctatgaaataaagggattgattcaccatggtctaacagttcgagcttttagagcacgTGGTTAATTGTCCAGCGTCACAAGGCCATATTAAAGATGGACAGTACAGATCAACCAATTGGACTATACAAGAATCCCGATGCAACTAGGATCACTGTACTTATAGTGCTCTACGAGCCTCAATCATTTCTTCTATACATGTGCCCAACGCAAACCAGatacaccaccattaaaaaaaaaaaaaaaaaggctgacaAGAATCTAGCAATATTTCAAATTGCGGATTTTCAAAGGCCCATTTGGAGATGCTTGCCTCTTTTCGTTTATGAATGGTGGGAGAAGTATCAATATCATGTTCATCTCATCATAATAGCCTTGTATAACAGATATTTGCAGTCTGTTTTCTCATGATCTCTAGGAAAAGTTCATCTTTAGAAGAGGGGCATGGCGATCCTTAACGCTTGTATCATATGCCTCGATGTAGAAGAGTCTATGGatcatctctttattcattgctACTCTAGGATTGTTTGGTCAGGCATCTTTCAATTGGTAGGAGTCTCCTAGGTCATGCCAGCTTCGATTGACTTCCTCTTTTGGGCTTGGCATGGTGATCACTCTTTAGAAGTGGAGGCTGGCGATGTTGGCTTTGCTTTGGTCTCTTTGGTTAGAAAGGTACAACTGCGTCTTCTAAAATCTCTGTAGCGCTTTGTATGAGTGGGcttcttgaattttggatttgggTTTGGGGCCTAGTTTTCTAGCCCCTTTGTATTTTGCAGGTCTTTTCTATTCCCCTATTgtatagtctctctctctctctctctctctctctctctctctctctctggtttttgTTTTTGTGGTTTTGTTTGCTTGTTGTTTTCTCCTAGCCTTTAAACCTTCAAAAAGTACAtcatctttaatttttttttaaaaaaagttcaaTGACTGGACATCAACCCTCTACCTTTAACTCGACTAGGGGCTAACTAGCATGTCATACAAGTTGAGGTCATAATTTACATTGATGAGCATATGGAAGAAATgattagacacacacacacacacacacacacacacacacatacacacacacacacacacacacagagagagagagagagagagagagagagagagtaatacaTAAAAAAGTGGAAGATTTAGATAAATGTCGATAAAGGTGGGTTCATTTTTCCTTTCCTAGCAAAAGTGGAGATTGACCCCTAAAACCTTATTGATTTACTTTTATTttgttcttctctttccttctgtCTAAGGAAGCCCCAAACCAATGGCGGAAAAAATCCCCTGACAAAACTTGGCGATGGTTTCTTATCATTGCCAAAGCTCTCATGTTGTCAATCATTGTCAAAAGTTGTGGAAGTTGCTCTTGTATTTTCAATTAAACTGCTCATTAAAAAAACACTACCACTATGAGTCAAGACTTGAACTTGAAAAATGCTCTTCTAGAAAGCTACAAAAGAGTTTAGACAAGCCTCTAAATCACTTTTTATTAAGTTGAACTGTGAGAATCTGTAAAGTCGCCGAGTCACAATTCAACAAGGTTAACTCAACTATGCTGGGCttttacaaaataataaaaatggcaGGAATCAAACATCTTTTGACTATGAAGAGTCACTGAGCCACATAAGAACACAACAAAACTCAGTTGAGTGAGGTCAATTTGTACAGGACAAGTCTTCTAGCATGTTGACTTGTTTTGCTAAAAAGTGGGTGGACTTGGGTGAATCACAAGTCGACTCGGATAGTTTTCCAACCTTGATTTGTTCCTCTAGGGAGGATGCTCACTAAGGGACAAGAAGAAGGCCTCATTTGTGGGTTCAAAGTGGAGAGTATGCCTTCTCCCATCACTAATCTCCAATACGTAGACAATACCCTTCTTTTTTGCGCCACTTCTTTCAATATGGTGGACAAGCTAAAAACTATTATTCAATGCTTCAAC
Coding sequences:
- the LOC131248531 gene encoding replication factor C subunit 2, producing MASSGPPQSSSSSGYEIPWVEKYRPAKVADVVGNVDAVSRLQVIARDGNMPNLILAGPPGTGKTTSILALAHELLGSYCKEAVLELNASDDRGIDVVRNKIKMFAQKKVTLPPGRHKVIILDEADSMTSGAQQALRRTMEIYSNSTRFALACNTSSKIIEPIQSRCALVRFSRLSDQEILARLMVVVEAEKVAYVPEGLEAIIFTADGDMRQALNNLQATYSGFRFVNQENVFKVCDQPHPLHVKNMVRNVLEGNFDDACSGLKQLYDLGYSPTDIITTLFRIIKNYDMAEYLKLEFLKETGFAHMRICDGVGSLLQLCGLLAKLSLVRETAKAA